From Sander lucioperca isolate FBNREF2018 chromosome 14, SLUC_FBN_1.2, whole genome shotgun sequence, the proteins below share one genomic window:
- the LOC116062968 gene encoding KN motif and ankyrin repeat domain-containing protein 1-like isoform X3 — protein MSSTTKGRPPLPPPHGSSLDNKPSRNEGPATSQILNEPKPQPAARSLALQRQSPVMEKTLMETLKHLEQEVTSQPPPQPPPRRRLASFGGVSSHGSLSPFTGLGAYNQNNNGNKPTGTGGDIHVHLNSSLGSRGSTGCLRLSPQSSGRTTPVTGLGPMHLQHVRDQMVVALQRLKELEEQVTIIPILQVKISVLQEEKRQLVSQLKNHSDNEDINGVIWQRAYGMEKSDTENKVINEEGPEGIVRSDCTDFREFRELTEEMQALERTIKGGHLQAWHEKAHSLLHDKAIKSVTVGTDKDITLSKPTKENKYVNTDQVKTRSIASEVSEVNLGIYTEREAEIDAQQLIIGALKERICHLEAELKESTLKTEMSRLKLELQAAGARNRADKASFARPSTVSTGIEARPHTTSQAVGNHTELRDACTGEAIEVKTVGVSCWRPELKNVCAGPDVPMSHWEVRERVETMEKGVGIQVLTNTQGVGREIKLCDAITNTEVPAENLGSKKRKMKYNSVGCGDCSVDVIVCEAKEVVSQGIATDQVRGVDLGIMATPQTASQRTNTVSSSVSRFTNTRHAFNTDSGTNTVLSTQDKHTNTTQTVTRTVSVGNRVKDIKCPPKTCTVGVGTVNLPGSALKQTPGTVGKVTRDAGVGLTNINDNFLVGLKSRNMACGPSHLPDPIKTRSIGVGEGRIRDLSVSSSTPGQIIQQSSQSQWDPELNHYIEKMHWLLREHGDLLTEDHAQQRDGFVQQHSRRGSASSKLSCNNKAAAQGGPEVHPLDSQPPVSREFQSPSQLSADSNKCDKTNPGICQQGGSDSEVKRMIQMLENQASSALQDRSTNAGVLRSVMKKQNGDQGCSSNRKSMKLMRVTTGLDPMSSYEPFASEKANSEEMERRGNKKSKEASQDGMQGRKGKGGSNKVSKGSAKSQTQRCKISETMFSACQALKLHLSDDTALSSSELHDCLQTIQQEWSSVSSHKSASADTIGNYLSTFRVISPSVLQHIANMADSNGNTALHYSVSHSNFGIVKKLLDAEVCNVDQQNKAGYTPIMLAALAAVESPEDMRVVEQLFTKGDVNAKASQAGQTALMLAVSHGRMDMVQALLAQGAEVNLQDDEGSTALMCSSEHGHADIVRLLLAQPDCDATLTDSDESTALSIALEAGHNDIAVLLYAHANFSKGQTGASARHSGKSLSSSGGRNIFE, from the exons ATGTCTTCTACCACAAAAGGTcgacctcctcttcctccaccacATGGTTCCTCATTGGATAACAAACCCTCCAGGAATGAAGGACCAGCAACTTCTCAGATACTTAATGAGCCAAAGCCTCAGCCTGCTGCAAGATCTCTTGCATTACAAAGACAAAGCCCTGTGATGGAAAAGACCTTAATGGAGACCCTCAAACATTTGGAACAGGAGGTGACGAGCCAGCCTCCACCTCAGCCCCCTCCCCGTCGTCGGCTGGCCAGCTTTGGAGGGGTAAGTTCCCATGGGTCGCTTTCCCCCTTTACTGGCCTGGGCGCATATAATCAGAACAACAATGGGAACAAGCCTACTGGCACAGGAGGTGATATACACGTCCACCTTAACTCGTCCCTGGGCAGTAGAGGCAGCACAGGATGCCTTAGGCTGAGCCCACAGAGCTCTGGGAGAACCACCCCAGTTACAGGTCTCGGCCCCATGCACCTGCAGCATGTCCGTGACCAGATGGTGGTAGCTCTGCAGAGGCTGAAGGAGCTGGAGGAGCAGGTGACAATTATCCCTATCCTTCAGGTAAAAATCTCAGTCCTTCAGGAGGAAAAGAGGCAACTGGTCTCTCAACTCAAGAACCATAGTGACAACGAGGACATAAATGGTGTGATCTGGCAGAGAGCATATGGCATGGAAAAGTCTGACACTGAGAATAAGGTGATTAACGAGGAAGGACCTGAAGGCATAGTCAGAAGTGACTGCACCGACTTCAGGGAGTTCAGGGAACTGACTGAAGAGATGCAGGCATTGGAAAGAACCATCAAGGGCGGACATTTGCAAGCATGGCATGAAAAAGCCCATAGCCTTCTGCATGACAAGGCTATCAAGTCAGTCACAGTGGGAACTGATAAAGATATCACCTTGTCTAAACCCactaaagaaaacaaatatgtgAACACTGATCAGGTAAAGACGAGGTCCATTGCATCAGAAGTGTCTGAAGTTAATCTGGGAATTTACACAGAACGGGAAGCAGAGATTGATGCCCAACAACTAATAATTGGTGCCTTAAAGGAGAGAATTTGTCACTTAGAAGCAGAGTTAAAAGAATCCACTCTCAAGACAGAGATGAGTCGTCTGAAACTAGAGCTTCAGGCTGCAGGAGCTAGGAACCGAGCTGATAAAGCCTCCTTTGCTAGACCATCCACTGTGAGCACAGGCATCGAGGCAAGGCCTCACACCACAAGCCAGGCAGTGGGTAATCACACAGAGCTCCGAGATGCCTGCACAGGGGAGGCAATAGAGGTGAAGACTGTGGGAGTGTCGTGTTGGAGGCCTGAGCTGAAGAATGTTTGCGCAGGACCAGATGTACCCATGAGCCACTGGGAGGTCAGGGAGCGAGTGGAGACCATGGAAAAGGGTGTGGGGATCCAAGTTCTTACGAACACACAAGGAGTTGGGAGGGAGATCAAGTTATGTGATGCAATAACCAACACAGAGGTACCAGCGGAGAATCTGGGGTCTAAGAAAAGAAAGATGAAGTATAATTCAGTGGGTTGTGGGGACTGTTCTGTTGATGTGATCGTCTGCGAAGCAAAGGAAGTGGTTTCTCAAGGTATTGCCACAGATCAAGTCAGAGGTGTGGATCTGGGAATCATGGCAACACCCCAGACAGCTTCCCAGCGTACCAACACTGTATCCAGCTCAGTGTCTCGCTTTACCAACACCAGACATGCCTTCAACACAGACTCCGGCACTAATACTGTCTTAAGTACCCAAGACAAGCACACCAACACCACTCAGACTGTTACCAGGACCGTGTCAGTAGGCAACAGGGTCAAAGACATCAAATGCCCACCGAAGACCTGCACGGTTGGTGTAGGAACTGTAAATCTGCCAGGAAGTGCCTTAAAACAAACACCAGGGACAGTCGGCAAGGTAACCCGAGACGCTGGTGTTGGATTAACGAATATTAATGACAATTTTCTGGTTGGACTGAAATCCCGAAATATGGCATGTGGACCATCCCATCTGCCTGACCCCATCAAGACAAGGAGCATCGGTGTAGGGGAGGGAAGGATACGGGATTTGTCAGTTTCATCCAGTACACCTGGCCAGATAATCCAGCAATCTTCACAGTCCCAGTGGGACCCCGAGCTGAACCATTACATAGAGAAGATGCATTGGCTGCTCAGGGAGCACGGGGACCTGCTCACAGAGGACCACGCTCAGCAGAGGGATGGGTTTGTCCAGCAGCACAGTAGACGAGGAAGTGCCAGCTCCAAGCTGTCCTGTAATAACAAAGCTGCAGCACAAGGAGGACCAGAAGTCCATCCTTTAGATTCTCAGCCACCAG TCAGCAGAGAGTTTCAGTCCCCATCTCAACTCTCAGCTGACTCTAATAAGTGTGACAAAACAAACCCAGGAATCTGCCAACAGGGTGGCAGTGATTCAGAGGTGAAAAGAATGATACAGATGTTGGAAAATCAGGCATCTTCAGCTCTGCAAG ATAGGTCAACGAATGCCGGTGTGCTGCGGTCTGTAATGAAGAAACAAAATGGTGACCAAGGCTGTAGCAGCAACAGGAAGAGCATGAAATTAATGAGGGTGACCACAGG ATTGGACCCCATGTCATCTTATGAGCCCTTTGCCAGTGAGAAGGCTAACTCTGAGGAAATggaaaggagaggaaacaaaaaaTCAAAGGAAGCTTCTCAAGATGGAATGCAAGGAAGAAAGGGCAAAGGTGGCTCCAACAAGGTGTCCAAAGGGTCTGCAAAATCACAAACACAGAG GTGTAAGATAAGTGAAACTATGTTTTCTGCTTGTCAAGCCTTGAAGTTACACCTGAGTGATGACACAGCTTTATCCAGCAGCGAATTG CATGACTGTCTACAAACAATCCAGCAAGAGTGGTCGTCTGTGTCCAGCCACAAGTCAGCTTCTGCTGACACTATAGGGAATTACTTGTCTACATTTCGGGTCATTTCACCTTCAGTATTGCAACATATAGCTAATATGGCTGACAGCAATGGAAACACAGCTCTGCACTACAGTGTGTCTCACTCCAACTTTGGCATTGTCAAGAAGTTGCTTGATGCAG AGGTGTGCAACGTCGATCAACAGAACAAAGCCGGTTACACGCCCATCATGCTTGCTGCACTCGCAGCTGTGGAAAGTCCAGAGGACATGAGAGTTGTGGAGCAGCTCTTCACAAAAGGAGACGTCAATGCAAAGGCGAGCCAG GCCGGTCAGACAGCTCTGATGCTGGCTGTCAGCCATGGCAGGATGGACATGGTGCAGGCACTCCTGGCACAGGGGGCCGAGGTCAATCTCCAGGACGACGAGGGCTCCACGGCGCTGATGTGTTCGAGCGAGCATGGCCACGCCGACATTGTTAGACTACTGCTGGCACAGCCCGACTGTGATGCCACCCTGACTGATAGT gaTGAAAGCACAGCCCTGTCCATTGCTCTGGAGGCAGGACATAATGACATTGCAGTGCTCCTTTATGCACATGCCAACTTCTCCAAAGGACAGACAGGG GCATCTGCTCGTCACAGTGGCaagtctctctcctcctctggtgGCAGAAATATCTTTGAATGA